A DNA window from Vigna angularis cultivar LongXiaoDou No.4 chromosome 1, ASM1680809v1, whole genome shotgun sequence contains the following coding sequences:
- the LOC108336646 gene encoding ras-related protein Rab7, whose protein sequence is MDVSQRKRTLLKVIILGDSGVGKTSLMNQYVYRKFSLQYKATIGADFVTKEIQVDDKLVTLQIWDTAGQERFHSLGAAFYRGADCCVLVYDVNIHKTFDTLNNWHDEFLKQGDMNDPEAFPFVLLGNKVDVDGGNSRRVTEKKARDWCASRGNIPYFETSAKEGYNVEEAFLCVAKIALENEHEQDIYFRGISDAVSEAEQRTGCAC, encoded by the exons ATGGATGTTTCACAGAGAAAGAGAACTTTGCTTAAGGTCATTATTCTTGGTGATAGTGG GGTGGGAAAGACTTCTTTGATGAATCA GTACGTTTATAGAAAATTCAGCCTGCAGTATAAAGCCACAATTGGTGCTGATTTTGTCACAAAGGAGATACAAGTTGATGACAAACTGGTAACATTGCAG ATTTGGGATACGGCAGGGCAAGAAAGGTTCCATAGTCTTGGGGCTGCATTTTATAGAGGGGCAGATTGCTGTGTGCTGGTGTATGATGTAAATATACACAAGACATTTGATACACTAAACAATTGGCATGATGAGTTTCTTAAGCAG GGTGATATGAATGATCCTGAAGCATTTCCCTTTGTATTACTTGGGAACAAGGTTGATGTAGACGGTGGAAACAGTAGAAGG GTGACTGAAAAAAAAGCTAGAGACTGGTGTGCTTCCAGGGGAAACATACCATACTTTGAGACCTCTGCAAAAGAAGGCTACAATGTTGAGGAGGCTTTTTTATGCGTTGCCAAAATTGCACTAGAAAATGAACACGAACAAGACAT CTATTTTCGAGGAATATCTGATGCAGTTTCAGAAGCAGAACAACGAACTGGTTGTGCATGCTGA
- the LOC108326252 gene encoding iron-sulfur assembly protein IscA, chloroplastic isoform X2 translates to MAFSAISAMHSPQFVRLPISSPQYSSPIVKFSSPNLKRRKPLSIRSVSIPAAPASGSVAPAISLTDNALKHLSKMRSERNENLCLRIGVRQGGCSGMSYTMDFEDRANKRPDDSIIEYEGFEIGSASQSRTSSMAFQWEAKQFETKLN, encoded by the exons ATGGCTTTCTCTGCAATCTCAGCTATGCACTCTCCTCAATTTGTTCGTCTTCCTATCTCCTCCCCGCAATATTCTTCACCCATAGTCAAATTTTCATCGCCAAATCTAAAACGCCGTAAACCACTCTCCATTCGATCAGTTTCAATCCCCG CTGCACCAGCTTCTGGGTCTGTGGCCCCTGCAATTTCTCTTACGGATAACGCACTGAAGCACTTGAGTAAGATGAGGTCTGAAcgaaatgaaaatttatgtttaaGAATAGGTGTCAGGCAAGGTGGGTGCTCTGGTATGTCATACACAATGGATTTTGAGGACAGGGCTAATAAAAGGCCAGATGACTCCATCATCGAGTATGAAGGCTTTGAAATTG GAAGTGCAAGTCAATCCCGTACTAGTTCAATGGCGTTTCAATGGGAAGCAAAACAATTCGAAACTAAGTTGAATTGA
- the LOC108326252 gene encoding iron-sulfur assembly protein IscA, chloroplastic isoform X1 — MAFSAISAMHSPQFVRLPISSPQYSSPIVKFSSPNLKRRKPLSIRSVSIPAAPASGSVAPAISLTDNALKHLSKMRSERNENLCLRIGVRQGGCSGMSYTMDFEDRANKRPDDSIIEYEGFEIVCDPKSLLFIFGMQLDYSDALIGGGFSFKNPNATQTCGCGKSFAAEM, encoded by the exons ATGGCTTTCTCTGCAATCTCAGCTATGCACTCTCCTCAATTTGTTCGTCTTCCTATCTCCTCCCCGCAATATTCTTCACCCATAGTCAAATTTTCATCGCCAAATCTAAAACGCCGTAAACCACTCTCCATTCGATCAGTTTCAATCCCCG CTGCACCAGCTTCTGGGTCTGTGGCCCCTGCAATTTCTCTTACGGATAACGCACTGAAGCACTTGAGTAAGATGAGGTCTGAAcgaaatgaaaatttatgtttaaGAATAGGTGTCAGGCAAGGTGGGTGCTCTGGTATGTCATACACAATGGATTTTGAGGACAGGGCTAATAAAAGGCCAGATGACTCCATCATCGAGTATGAAGGCTTTGAAATTG TTTGTGATCCTAAAAGCCTACTCTTCATATTTGGCATGCAATTAGATTACAGTGATGCTCTGATTGGGGGAGGCTTCTCTTTCAAGAATCCTAACGCGACACAGACTTGTGGATGTGGTAAATCCTTTGCCGCCGAAATGTAA
- the LOC108334348 gene encoding probable ATP synthase 24 kDa subunit, mitochondrial: MALSSRLFSKSKLIYGSQMLLQKDYAFPVRHYAKASDPPALKGDQMLKNIFVEVKKKFETAIGILKNEKITIDPEDPAAVAHYAKVMKTVREKASLLSESQDIRATIEMETQDIPDARTYLLTLKEIRIKRGLTDDLGAEAQMIDALDKVEKELKKPLLRNDKKGMDLLLAEFDKINKKLGFRREDLPKYEDELEIKLAKAQLEELKKDALEAMETQKKREEFKDEPESVDVKTLDIRNFL, translated from the exons ATGGCACTCTCTTCTCGTCTCTTTTCCAAATCCAAATTG ATCTATGGCAGTCAAATGCTTCTGCAAAAGGACTATGCTTTTCCAGTTCGCCACTATGCTAAAGCGTCTGACCCTCCTGCCCTGAAGGGAGACC AAATGCTGAAGAACATTTTTGTGGAAGTGAAGAAGAAATTTGAGACCGCCATTGGAATATTAAAGAATGAGAAGATTACCATTGATCCGGAAGATCCAGCTGCTGTTGCTCACTATGCAAAGGTCATGAAAACAGTTAGAGAGAA GGCAAGCTTGTTGTCAGAGTCCCAAGATATCCGAGCCACCATTGAAATGGAAACACAGGATATTCCAGATGCTCGGACCTATCTTTTGACTTTGAAGGAGATAAGAATCAA GAGAGGTCTTACAGATGATCTTGGTGCAGAAGCTCAGATGATAGATGCACTGGACAAAGTTGAAAAGGAGCTAAAGAAACCTTTACTGAGAAATGATAAGAAAGGAATGGACCTTCTATTGGCAGAGTTTGATAAGATTAATAAGAA ACTTGGATTTCGAAGGGAAGATCTACCAAAGTATGAAGATGAGCTTGAAATTAAATTAGCCAAAGCACAGCTGGAGGAGCTGAAGAAGGATGCTCTTGAGGCAATGGAAACTCAAAAGAAAAG GGAGGAATTCAAGGATGAACCTGAATCAGTTGATGTGAAAACTTTGGACATCAGAAACTTCCTTTAA